CAGTTCTCTATCGGTAAATTTCACACCATGCCTTTTGCTCTTTTGAATTTTCCCAGAGCAATGAACTAGAGTCACAAAACTTTTCTCACCCTCCATTTGTGATAAACAACATTCATAAATTTGTGATAAACTTTCCTCACCTTTGGCCTTTCAGGGGTATATATATAAGCACGCACACTCACCCACACTACACGTAAATCGCTGCTGCCTCCAGCGGTTTACACACGCATCCCCATAAGCATAAACCGCACAACCCAGCCTCAACAAAAATCTCGATAGCCTCTAACGGTTTCTGTGTTCAGATTTCCTTACGTAATCTACGGCTGTCTATAGTGGATTATGTGTATTTATAAACCGCTACTGCCAGTAGCGATTTCTATAGATATGTGAAACAATGTAATTGCGTCTCCTATTTTGAAAAGTTGTAAATGGGTAAAATTGGAGATCAAACAATTTAATTACGTAAATTGCCCATTATTTCACTATAATAATAGAAGTAATTCATATATTTACTggtattatatatgtattgCAACTTAAGACCCACGGAGagatataaaaagagaaaaaaatttatatgttattGTAGTGATATTGCTTTAGAAcaaactcctatttatacatacATTGTGTCCTCTTTTTCCACTTTTattaaatgtaattttttgATAACATAGCaattcactataaaaaaaagtCCATGTTAAGTGGGCATCTATCTCATACTTATCACAACAAAGCAATAGTAATCTagtataattaaattagtttaagtCGAACAAAAACTAATCACACAATATATGCGCAcacttttttttgtgttttttcttattaacataatacataaatttttgttaaaaagtataaaaatatttacacgtagtaaataaatttattgatataaaacaaaattttaacacAGTAcataatttttgttgttgtaatGTGTTTTATTAGTTGAGTGagttatttattattctaaacatataatatttcaaaaatttatgtattatgtAGTATATTGCACATCAAAAGTTTTGTATTGAGTAGTATTGTTGAAAACAGATTTTTTATATTGCACATCAAAAGTTTTGTATTGAGTAGTATTGTTGAAAACAGattttttatacataaaagaaggaaacaaaaaaacaaaaaaaagagatcaaataaaagaaaaaaaacgatGTAATTTAATTGttgaacttaattaaaaatatgctTGTTCGTCTAAcatctcttaaaaaaaaattgtaaaattaaagTACATGATTCACATACAGGTGATTTTTGtcaaatcaataaattattaaacaaatttacttgaattgaatttataaaaatgacTTCTTCACTGAAAAGTTAAaagtgttattttaaaaaatatagatgaaaaataaaaataatataaaattatattaacaaGTTGGATTCTTCATCCTCGCTTTTACTACTGCTAGAATCTAGATGTTTATAAATTAtgtttatgaattaataaaaagtGACATGtgaattgttaatttttcattggTTTACTATGAAATAACAGTACTCAACTTTGTATAAAAATGCACATACTCTTAAAATACAcggataatataataattttttatgataataatttaaaaaatctaagtataacaaaaaaaagagaaaaatttatTGGTTGGTTTCTAATATATTCTAGTGTGTATGGCTTAATGAGTTAATGTAATGTTAGGATAATTTGGTCACTCCTTGTTAGATGAATCGTTTGTGTCCGTTGCTTGCGTTTATGcctttattatattcttttccCGATATGGGCTCAGCCCTCATCCATCGTCCACTCCATTAAGCGAATAAACGTGAGAGAGAGTCACATCTCTCTTATCAACGAGCGTGTCTCACTCATTCATTGTGTCAAATAGCTGGGTTGGCAGTCGGCAGTAGCATAACAGAAGAGAAGCGATCGAACCATGGCTTGTTCGATTCGTCCCACTCTCTCTTCGTTTCGCTTTTCAACCGTTGCTTCTCGTTCTCTCTCCCGCCCCTTCCTCCGCCTTCCCTCTATCACTACCAGTAAGTTGTTCTTCTCTTCCCTGGACAAGGCGATTTGTATGTGCGGTTTGATGAACTCGAATTGTGCAGGAGCATTAGGTGAATCCAATAGATTGAGAGCAACGGGGATGGTGAGGCGAGATGGGAATTTCATGAGAGTGATGGCTTCCCAAGCAAGCACCGCTGCTTCCCCCGAGAACACACTCGAATGGGTCAAGCAAGATAAGCGAAGGATGCTTCATGTTGTCTACCGTGTTGGCGATTTGGACAGGACTATCAAGTATGCTATTTTTGTATTCATCATTGATTGATTCATTTAAAACTTGTTTGATTTTTCTCTGATATAATTCGGCTCTTATTTGCTGGTTTCAGGTTTTATACAGAGTGCCTGGGAATGAAGCTCCTCAGGAAGCGTGACATACCTGAGGAGAGATATACTAATGCCTTTCTTGGATATGGCCCCGAAGATTCGCACTTTGTTATTGAACTCACTTACAGTAAGGCTCTACTGAATCATCATGTCCTTTCATGTTATTGAACTGGAATTCTAGAAAGTTCTTATTTACGTTTGACTACGTTTCAGATTATGGAGTTGACAAGTATGACATTGGAGCTGGATTTGGACATTTCGGCATTGCTGTTGATGATGTAAGTTTCTTCAACATTTGTACCCAATTTAAACTGTGTTCACTGCGGGTGATTCTGCTGCCTCTTGTTCTTTATTAGGTTGCAAAAACAGTGGAACTAATAAGAGCGAAGGGTGGCAAGATAACTAGAGAGCCTGGTCCTGTCAAGGGAGGCAGCACGGTCATTGCATTCATTGAAGATCCTGATGGCTACAAATTTGAACTTTTGGAGAGAGGCCCCACTCCTGAGCCCTTGTGCCAAGTGATGCTTCGAGTCGGTGATCTTAAGCGTTCCATAGAATTTTATGAGAAGGTAACAATCGATGCTATTATATGTCTATACTATTTTGGTATCATGTGCCCATCTTTCAGATATCTTTGTGGTTGCTTGCTATTTAGGCTTTTGGTATGGAGCTCCTTCGCACTCGAGATAATCCAGAATACAAGGTATGGCGACATCTTTTtgctatttattattttctttctactGTGACATATTTAGAAATAATCTGCCTAATTCTCAACATTTAAGATGATTTGAAGGTAAGTTAGGATCATATGAAATTTCATTCGTATAGTTGTACCAATTAATCTGTATGGACGAATTAAGATTAGGGATAAGAAGTAACATTCATTCTACTCAATCCTCTTAACATTTGATGATCCTTTAGATGGGGCTGTACTGCAAAGGTAACATTCAGTGTGGCATGTAGTGTGGATGCCTAGTTGCTATTGAATAACTGCTGTTTTAAACTTGATTCTCACAAAATATGCTGTTTTTGGTTTCTTGCCTATTGTTTGTAACTTGTACATTTACCAAAATATGTATTTTGGCATGATACTTGTTTTGAATGGAAAACTGTTATCTGTCACTATTTTACCAAATTTTACTTTATCATGTCATGTATGTTGTATCTGAAATCTTCTGAGGTGCTGTAATCAATGTGATATGCTTAACTTAGATTTGAAGCTAGTAAATTGGAAAAACGACAATGTATTCATGTGGACATTTAAGATCTTGTTGGATGCTTTTACATAAAACTTGCACCATACTTATCTACTATGCTTCTCAAGATAAATTGGGTGGCTTGCCTGAGTTAATAAGTATTGGAATTCTTGACGCATAGGTTGGACAACCAACTAGTAGAATAGTGTATAGAGAAGTTTTCCTACTTTAAGTTCCATTTTCTTCACTTTCATGGCCCAAAAATTGTTCTACTtctcattaattaattttgtgattttgtccTCTGCTTACACTCACTTCACCTGTGATTCATTGGTTACTTTTACTTGGCAGTATACCATAGCAATGATGGGTTATGGTCCAGAAGATAAAAGTACTGTTCTGGAATTGACTTACAATTATGGAGTCAAAGAATATGATAAAGGAAATGCTTATGCTCAGGTACGCAGAAGTTCCTTTGTTCTCTTATTCTTCATTTTTATGGAATCAAAAGGTTTTCATTGCGTCTTTGCAGTTGTGATAACTGATATCAGAAGACCTTTGTTtctgtaataactaataactGAATGGCTAgagttttgagtttttcttcTCTTACGTTTGCAAGTGAAATGCTTATTACTGATTACCATGTATTTCTGTATTTACaccttcttttatttaataatcttTATTTCGCCATTTACAGATAGCAATAGGCACAGATGATGTGTACAAAACTGCAGAAGCTGTTAAGTTAGCTGGAGGAAAGATTACTCGGGAACCTGGACCACTGCCTGGTATCAACACAAAAATTACAGCATGCTTGGATCCTGATGGTTGGAAGACGGTATGTATGAAAAATAAACTGTTTTCAAAGCTTAGACTGGGAGCTAAAAGTTCATAAATGATTTATATCTAGCTTACTCGATGCAAGAGCGAGATAGGGTTGAAATGTGGACAATGATCAACCGAATTTTGCGTGTTGTCAAGTTCACCTTCTTTATAAGAATGGGGATAACTGATAACAGGAAGAAGTgctttattcttgttctaagatttaaaacttaaaaaaataaaataaaatatcaccTCTTAAAAACTATTAGATAAAAGCTCATGAATCCTTTTCATACATGCTTCACGGTCCTTCATTTAGCATGCCCTTTTTTAAGTAGTGCTGAATATAAACTATGTTTATAGGAATGAGGATAACAAGTTAACAACACTTGAGTTCCATAGACCGCTTCATTATTAAGGCTCAATTACTATTCCATTGATTTGGCATTTAGCAAAAGCTCATAACTGTCTCAATCTCTTGGAACAATAttgaaaaaacacaaaatacctAACTAAACATAACTGACTTCAACTCTGAGTGTGAGCATACATGTATCCTCATTCTGGTTTAGAGATGTATATCATTTATATCTAACTAGTGTTCCCTTCTTCCATATTTGCAGGTTTTTGTAGATAATGTTgatttccttaaggagttggaGTAAAGTATTTAGGTTGGCAAGCATAGTGTCATAGTGATGTGAGATTATTAGCTCCAAACCTCTGTCGAAGAATTCTTGGTTGAAGTAGTTTGCATCACAGAATGTAACATATTCAAATCCGTTTTTTTTGTAGATCGTGCAATAATGACTATAGCGACAACGTTTGTAGATTATGTTGTTATAACTCTTTATAATGAAGCCAGCCTGAGAAACATATCTTCAATCAAGCTAACTCATGAGTCCGTTCGAACTCAACTCGTTAATAGTTTAATAAGCTAAATTGGTGAGCCaagcttgaattatatataattttaatgtaagacataaataaaaaattttataatttattgatagataaataatatataaaattgatttttttaatttttttaaatatataaattataatttgttgatataaaattatagattatgttcttattatttaaGCTAGTTCGTGAGTTTTTGGTGAGCTAAACTTGAGCTTAAGAAATACATTTGATTGTTAATGAATCGAATTATGAATCAAGCTCAATTTTTGTGAGTCGAGTTTAAACTTGGTTTAGTTTGGCTCAACTCGATTCACTTCTAGCCCTAGGGACTAGTATCAACAAATCGTTTGCAGGTCTTTAGAGGATATTTCAAAAGGCTATCatttaggaaaaaaaaatagagagacaCATTTAAAATATTCCATTTAAAAATTAGAACGTCAGTGTTTCTGTAAATTTAAAGCACATGTATTCTTTTAATAGATCTAATGATTgacatttaaatatttaataggGCATGATAATGTAATACTTGAAACCTAATCATAAAAGTTAAAACCGATTTCAggtaaatttatatttaaaatcgAAAATTAATGAATCCATAATATAAAATGCTAGAGAAAAACCTTGTTTGAGTTTATGGGTATCACATTGGAAATTACTAAAGTGCATACCTTTTTGTCTTGGTTAGACtcttatttttagaattatttgaagaatttaaaaaataattatataacaaaaataaaattaacataattcaCATGATATTTTATTTCAGCAcagtaattatataaatttaaattgaattaacaaagttatataaatttagtaaatttatcctgttaaaattttaaaataatgtcACTTGAACAATATTTTCACTGCATagcaataatttatattaattactgTATGATTAAttcataacattttttatttaaattgaaaaaatcatAGATGAATGATAAAGTAGGGAGAAAAAGTTGtttaatgaaaacaaagaaaataataaagttgcATACATTACACAAGTGTACGTTTTTGggtttatttttaaatgttttttatttaataaagagTACTGtatgaaatattattattttagcaAAATTAcgaaaaaggtttttgaaaaataagtatacaaaattaatttttagttaattaatattatctagttttttattataaaaatatttttttattttaacttgctctttaaagaatttaaaatttaaaatttagtatttaaaagataaaattttcaaataattcaTGAGATTAGGATCACATCGAATTAGTCTTTTAGATTTCAATTGTACTATTTAACGTTTTTAAACTTGATTTCTGTGCACTATAATAAGTTGTCGATCTCTTTTTTACTGGAAAGAGACGTTAACAGTGTAATTAgaatttcaaaaactaatttaatacatgattttaattttaaaaatcattttagAGCTTTagtagtatttaaaatttaacatattttttaaaaaattaattgatattaaCCGAAAAATATGCtagttaaaatttgaaatataaatatttattataaaataagcTACGCTCCGTATAATTGTTTTAAAAACTGGACCGACCGGTCAGATTAGAAAACTAGTCATTAGGCTATTAAATCAGGCCGAAACAACAATAAGATCAGATTTGCATCAAAACTACTAAGAACCGTGCGAGTTTTATCAAAATCGTTGAATTGACCACTTTTAGAAAATCGTACccgtttaatttaattttttcttgagTTAACTATTAATTTGATACTCAAAAGATTTAGGTATTgaccaaaatatttttagaagatgTTGTCGACATAACAATCAGTgaataatttgaaaatagaacaaaaatattcaataaatattatatttttataaatatccaAAAAACTTTTGTATTTACCAAACAGGTTATTCatttgattctaatttttttggtaaCATTTGAATAAATGTTTAAAAGAtgctaaaaaaattaagagaaaaatttgatttctaaatttttctttttattttttaaaaaaatttgatcg
The genomic region above belongs to Arachis duranensis cultivar V14167 chromosome 3, aradu.V14167.gnm2.J7QH, whole genome shotgun sequence and contains:
- the LOC107478596 gene encoding probable lactoylglutathione lyase, chloroplastic — encoded protein: MACSIRPTLSSFRFSTVASRSLSRPFLRLPSITTRALGESNRLRATGMVRRDGNFMRVMASQASTAASPENTLEWVKQDKRRMLHVVYRVGDLDRTIKFYTECLGMKLLRKRDIPEERYTNAFLGYGPEDSHFVIELTYNYGVDKYDIGAGFGHFGIAVDDVAKTVELIRAKGGKITREPGPVKGGSTVIAFIEDPDGYKFELLERGPTPEPLCQVMLRVGDLKRSIEFYEKAFGMELLRTRDNPEYKYTIAMMGYGPEDKSTVLELTYNYGVKEYDKGNAYAQIAIGTDDVYKTAEAVKLAGGKITREPGPLPGINTKITACLDPDGWKTVFVDNVDFLKELE